CTcacaaaataattgaaaatcaccacttttttttttaactgaaaaTCACCACTGCACTCGCCTATAAATCGCCTTTCCTTCCCTGCCCAACCCTCCACCCATCCCTCTCTCTCAAAATGGATTTGTCGAAGCGATTGATTCCAGCTGCTTTCATTGTGATGCTGCTGCTCGTGGCAACTGGTCCTTCCTCATCCTGCAACACActtatgcatgcatgcatgctttGCATGGTTCAAATCGATAATACGTCTTCTAATGTTGGCTCTTGCAATGTGTTTACACTTCACTAGAATACCACACGACTATAAACTTGCCATAGATGATTCTGAGCATGATTGGAAGTGCTTATCGATGATTTTCCGCGAGGGAATTTTGATTAACTCAGACCCTCCTTTTTCGGTATGAGCAGAGACGGAGCCGATGGCGGTGGAGGCGAGAACTTGCGAGTCCCAGAGCCAGCGGTTCAAAGGGGCATGCGTGAGGGGCAGCAACTGCGCTGCTGTTTGCCAGACGGAGGGCTTCCACGGCGGGCATTGCAGGGGCTTGCGTCGCCGTTGCTTCTGCACCAAAAATTGCTAGAGAGTTCGCGCTCTGAACGCGCTTTTGAATTGCATCTTACCAAATCTCGCCAGTCTTTTGGAATAATCCGGTACTGCATCGGAATGTCGTTGTGTGGTCGAGGATGTAATCTTCCTTTGGCTGTTTACTCTTTTTGTCATGGTTGCTTCTGTTTTGAGAGTGTGGAATCTGTTTTAAGAGCCATGATAGGATCCCCGGATACTCCGTCGGCGTGATCATGATTTCGACTTGACCCGACAACTTTGCCATCATGGCCCTGGAAACTACGTACTTGTTTAAGTCCTGGACTCTGTATGTTCTTTCACTAGGATCAACTATTTTGTTAACTTGCGCGAACTCTTTAGTCTCCACGAGGCCGAGGATGAGTAGCATGGTCATTCCAAGATTTGCAGTCCGATCCGCCATGGAAACTGGAAACAGCAGTTAGTAAATATATCAACCCTGGTTACTTGTCCTCATATTCTTCCCGGATTAGTATTTGCAGACATGTCCAGCTTCTCCCCACACCAAAATtcttgttttcaaaatttgggcGATTGATGGCTCGTTATACTGGAACCGAAGCTGCACTTGCTTCAGTACAAGCAATTAGAAATTTCCCTGATGTTGTGGTAAGAACAGCTAGGATTTCCAAAAGAAGATGCCCTTAATTTGTGAGAATTTCGAGTAGCTCAACCTGAATCACTTCAGACCAGAATGACAAAATTCACAGTTCAATTTGAAGAAGTATAATCTTTTAGCCTAGTAGGTGTAATTGAACTCATGATGAAAGGAGTGAGCTTCTGCAGATTATCCCCCCCAAAAAGCTAATGGAAACTCTGCAAGTATTCTCATTTgctacagaaaaagaaaaatgtgccGATATGAGGAAAATTCACTCGATCTCACAAAAAAGTTTCTCATTTGTACTGATAAACAACAACAAGATCTGCCATTTTCGATTTTCCTCTCATGACAACCGCTTTCGTCAGTAAGCATCTCGAGTATATTCCCACAAAGAATTCAACTGAGTACTGCTAGTTTACAATCGAACTACCCAGAATAGAGCATCCACCAGTGGGAGATACATGAAGAGGACACCAAACGGAATGCGATCAGTTGAATCTACGCATCAATCGATCTCTAAGATAGTCTTAACTAGGAACTCCTCTTGCTCTGGTCATGCCAAAGCTTTCCTGGAACCACCTAGCTTGAACTAGCAGTCCGGCGTTCTCTCAATGCATTCAAAGCCGACCTGTATGTCCTGAAGAAGCCTAACCAACGGCTGCTCTTAGAGAAAACCCCGACCATGATCCGTCCATCACCTTATGAATTACACCCCCATTCACCTAAAAATCCTCTTAAATCTTATGCACGTCTTGAATTCCCGCGCACTAGAGAATGAGGCGATGAGGCGATGAGGCTCGCGTAACTCACCTGGTTTGGGTGCCAATCCTAAAGAAGCCTAAAGAAGCCTAACCAACGGCCACTCTTCGAGAAAACCCCGACTGTGATCTGTCCATCACCCTGAATCACACCCCCATTCACCTAAAACTCCTCGTAAATCTTATGCACGCCTTGAATTCCCACGCACTACAGTATGCGGCGATGAGGCTCGTGTAACTCACCCTGTTGGGTGCCAccttctttctcttcattccTTGCACATTTTCTCGACCTGCCTCAAGTTCTTCACCCTCGAGCGGATTTCCATCAGGGCATCGTACACCCACACGTTCGGCTTGCATCCTCTGGCTTTCATTTTGGCCACCAATTTCATTGCTTCTCTTGTTTTCCCTCTCTTGCCTTACATGGCAACCATGTTAGAGTACGCCACGACACACTTCTCATACCCCTCAATTTCCGACTCTGAGAAAAGCGCCTCAGTTCGGGAGTAGAGCTCAAGGCGGCAGTACCAACTCATGACCGAAGGGCACGTCACTTGCCCAGGCTCACATCCCCGAGAGGAGATTTCCGCGCACCATAGCCGCGGCCTGACACCTGTGCTTCTTCGAAAAGCCGTAGACTATTGCACACGATATGCAATCAGACACTTACAGATTTGTGCCCTTCATTGCCTCGATGGCCCAGAAAGTTTTCTCCAGTAATCCTTTATCTATCTACATCACAACAAGCTTTAGGAACATGTCTGGATCCCTCAACAATATCTTCTCTTTTACACGCTTCCTCGGAACGCTTCTCGGCTACTTTGCTGCATTCATCGGATCAGAGTTATCCTTACTCCACTACAATGATTAATTTAACTGGAATTTCCCGCCTTTGAGATCGTTCATGAGTTACCAACGACTATCGATTAATTGGGACAAACGGTGTTTACAAAGCTGTAGGTCTTTGGgacttttccttcaaaagatttCGGATCATTATTTACTCATCCGTAAaagaaaagttctaaatctGCCTTCAGCGATGTTCTGCTATAATTGTTGTCGATCCCCGTCAGGTTGGCTGTGAAATGCAGTAGCTTGTCTTCTTTGGAAGGAGAGCGATGCTAGCGATGCTGGGGCTCATGCAGAGCCATCTCATCGAGTAGCTTCCATAAGTGGATATAACTTAGAGGACATATCGCAAACGGAAGTGTTTGTAACACGTAGTTTATTTATAGAGAAGTGGGAGAAATAAGTCTCTATCTGGGGAGGACGAAGCTCAGGGATGCATCAAATGTACGGCAAAAGGATGAAGCAGTCCTGTCTAAAGTGCAGTCTGTGCTGCATCGACGAGTGATGACTCGAGGATCTtacccttttttccttcttcgatGAGAGTAGTCGGCCTACTAAATTTGAATCCGGAACGTGGATCCGATCAGATCCATGCAAGGCCCTCCATTTTTAACTTTCATAACAATTCtccatcctttttttcttttttgcgatCGTTCTGTAACTCCGAACCCCCGATTTGTCTCTACTGTGATGAACTTGTGCTCACCACCACCCTCACCTATAAATcaccatgtctctctctctctctctctctctctctctctatggatTTCTCCAAGCGCTTGATTCCAGCTGCTTTTATtctgatgctgctgctgctcgtGGCAAATGCTGGTCCTTTCTCATCCTACAACACCTTACGCATGCATGTGTTTCATGGGTCGAATCACTGGAGTGTTAACGTAGTGGCTTCATGTTGGCCCATACAATGTGTATACTTCACCAGATATCACACAGAATATGAGGATCGTGGAACCTCACCCTATTTGTAGAGCCAGTAGATCGGTAAAACGATCAAATGGCAGTGAACATATAATATGAAGGCCTCAGCAAAATGGATTGGAATGCCGCTGGATAATTCTGAGCATGATTTATCCACTCGTTTTCTATGAGAGAATTTTGATCAATCAAACCAATTGTAGACTGACCCTTTTTTGGGTCCACCTCCATTTTGGTATGTACAGAGATGGAGCTGATGGCAGTGATGGCCGGGGGAAGAAAGTGCGAGTCCCAAAGCCGTTCCAGGGAATGTGCTTTTCCAAGAGAAACTGCGCTGCCATTTGCAAGTCGGAGGGCTTCAAAAGTTGGCGTTGCTGGGGCTTTCACCGCCGTTGCTTCTGCACCAGACCTTGCCCTCCGTCCTTGCCCTGAGTTTCACATGCTTTAACACTACATCTTATCGTATGTCATCAGTATTATGAAATAATCCAGTGTTGCACCGGAATGTCGTCTTGTCCTTATCACGGTTGCTTCTGTTTTTTAGTGTGAAAGCTATTTAAGAGCCATAACTTGTTTCTGATCTTGGCTTCTCAAGTTCATGTGATATACGAACACAGGGTATATCAGCATGATCATGACTTCGACTTAACACGACAACTTCGCCATTGTGGACCTAGCAACTAAGTACATTGTTGGCAATCGAAGCATATGTACTTAGTTGAGTCCTGGACTCTGTATGTTCTTTACTGGGATCAACCATTTTGataaacaagaagaagatccGTCCTTCTCGGTTTTCCTCTCCCAACAACCGCTTGTGTTGGTAAGCATCTCCAGTAGATTCCCACAAAGAATTCAACTGAGCATTCCTAATTTACAATCGAACTACACAGAATAGAGCATCAGCTGTGGGACTGTACAAGTTGAATGAAGGGGACACCGAACCTGAATTGTGATTGGTCCTATCTATCGTATCAGTTTATTAGGAACTCCTCTTTCTCGGGCGATGCTGAAGCTTTCCTGGAACCACCTAGCTTGAACTAGCAGGCCAGCGTCTCTCAGTGCATTCAAAGCCGACCTGTAAAGCCTCTCATCCAACTCTGTTCCCTCCGATTTCATGTCTTGAAGAAGCCTAATCAACTCCTCGATCCGGCTGCTCTTTGAGAAAACCCCCACCATGATCCCGCCCATTGCCCTATCGATCGAGCCCCCATTCGCCCGAAACTCGTCATAAAATTTTATGCAGGTCTCGAACTCCCTTGCCCTATTGTACGCAGCAATGAGGCTCGTGTAACTAACCTTGTCAGGTGCCACCTTCTTTCGCTTCATTTCCTTCCATATTTTGTCGACCTGCCTCAAGTTCTTCGCCCTCCCATGGATTTCCATTAAGGTGTTGTACACCCACACATTCGGCTTGCATCCTCTGGCTTTCATTTTTGCGACCAATTTCATTGCTTCTCTCGTTTTTCCTCTCTTGCCATACATGGCAACCATGCTAGAGTATGCCACGACACATTTGTCATACCCCTTGGTTTCCATCTCCGAGAAAAGCACCTCAGCTCGGGAGTAGAGCCCGACCCGGCAATACGCACTTATGACCGAAGCATATGACACTTGCCCGGGCTCGCATCCCTGAGAGATGAGATTTTCGTACACCCTAACTGCAGCCCTGGGCCCGCGCTTCTTCATAAAGCCATTGACTATTGCGGACAATATGCAATCGGACACCTTCAGATTCATGCCCTTCATTGCCTCGATGACGTGAAAAGTTCTCTCCAGTAATCCTTCTTCTAGGTACATCAGAACAAGCTTTAGGAACATGTCCGGATCCCTCAACAATATCTTCTCTTTACTGGCTTCCTCGAAAAGCTTTTCGGCTTCTTTTATTTCCCCGACGCTTGCAAAAGAAGATATCAACGATGTATAAATTTTGGTGTCGACAGCAATCCCGCTGTCTTTCATTTTGTTAAAGTACTCGAGGGCCTCAAATGCTCTTCTGGATTTGCATAACGACTCACAAACAACACCGAAAATCCGTGTTGAAAAGGATGTTGTGCTGGATCGGCTACTTTCAAATTCATGAAACAACTCGACAACTTTTGCGACATCCCCAATTTTCATGTAAGCTTCCATTATCCTGTAATAACATCCAGGATCCAGAGCAACCCCTACGGATTTCATCTGTTCGTGCGCAACAATCGTGCTGCTATACATATGGAGCTTGTTATAACCTCGCAGTGCCGCATCGAATGCCAAAAGACTGGCCTCTCTATTCGGTCCTAACACTTCAAGTAAACCGTCAACAACTCTGAATTTCCTAGCTTCAATGCAATTACCGACCAATCTAGCACAGGTAAATCTATCAGGGAACACATTGTAAACCTTGAAATCATGAGAAAGACCCCCGATTAAGTCCCACTTCTTTTCTCTCATCAGGTACCTGGCGAGGCTACCCAGCGTCGACTT
The genomic region above belongs to Rhodamnia argentea isolate NSW1041297 chromosome 6, ASM2092103v1, whole genome shotgun sequence and contains:
- the LOC115726895 gene encoding defensin Ec-AMP-D2-like, producing MDLSKRLIPAAFIVMLLLVATETEPMAVEARTCESQSQRFKGACVRGSNCAAVCQTEGFHGGHCRGLRRRCFCTKNC
- the LOC115726836 gene encoding pentatricopeptide repeat-containing protein At5g13770, chloroplastic; the protein is MAISSSPEKAFLLASISCCRELHQVPFPRSCKALPFPPLPLSNLGVSCSNCPSPLLEEQSGALPSAQFDLQVRESLQGPTTDSESFNRFLRGLLEAPETEKLAYEYYEKAKESPNFEPEKSTLGSLARYLMREKKWDLIGGLSHDFKVYNVFPDRFTCARLVGNCIEARKFRVVDGLLEVLGPNREASLLAFDAALRGYNKLHMYSSTIVAHEQMKSVGVALDPGCYYRIMEAYMKIGDVAKVVELFHEFESSRSSTTSFSTRIFGVVCESLCKSRRAFEALEYFNKMKDSGIAVDTKIYTSLISSFASVGEIKEAEKLFEEASKEKILLRDPDMFLKLVLMYLEEGLLERTFHVIEAMKGMNLKVSDCILSAIVNGFMKKRGPRAAVRVYENLISQGCEPGQVSYASVISAYCRVGLYSRAEVLFSEMETKGYDKCVVAYSSMVAMYGKRGKTREAMKLVAKMKARGCKPNVWVYNTLMEIHGRAKNLRQVDKIWKEMKRKKVAPDKVSYTSLIAAYNRAREFETCIKFYDEFRANGGSIDRAMGGIMVGVFSKSSRIEELIRLLQDMKSEGTELDERLYRSALNALRDAGLLVQARWFQESFSIARERGVPNKLIR